One region of Flavobacterium pisciphilum genomic DNA includes:
- a CDS encoding DoxX family protein — protein sequence METIKTIVHWSSYLYYLYVFGYASLFKIFQKESMMKSMESLGFNKVWTIYIGIGEVIGVLLIVIGLFNPPIKTIGILFLFPFAVGAFTAHMAHQEYNHFYNSLIMCVLTILLLWSDKNFKIIL from the coding sequence ATGGAAACTATTAAAACAATTGTTCATTGGTCTAGTTATTTGTATTATCTATATGTGTTTGGATATGCCTCACTTTTTAAAATTTTTCAAAAAGAATCTATGATGAAAAGCATGGAATCTTTAGGCTTTAACAAGGTTTGGACAATTTACATTGGTATTGGGGAGGTTATAGGTGTTTTGTTAATCGTAATAGGGTTATTTAATCCGCCTATAAAAACAATTGGAATTTTATTTTTGTTCCCTTTTGCAGTAGGTGCATTTACAGCCCACATGGCACATCAGGAGTATAATCATTTTTATAATTCTCTTATAATGTGTGTTCTGACTATATTGTTGTTATGGTCTGATAAAAATTTTAAAATAATTCTGTAA
- a CDS encoding DUF695 domain-containing protein, with protein MGLINNMFGKKEEAIKTYADFWNWFKTNEKDFFNTVSKGDNIEKNFFDKLSPKLQELKEGYFFLAGMANEDTAELVLTADGNIKNIVFIEDLVNAAPQLPNWKFTALKPAMNIDNLGIKMNGYAFDKENLFFYSNEENEFPDKIDITIVHLDCTEENKPIITNGTFIFLDNYLGELHFTENVDMINVVGTNEATKELVPIEKLKDFLIWRQKEFVEKYDGVRHDTENDGYSSLEATLSNGMPLMAVINSTLFEWDAKPSHPWIVTVRIGYNGAENNGFPDSDMFHLLDEIEDDFLMEKLKDSDGYLNLGRETADSLREIYFACKDFRKPSIVLEEIKDKFASQVEIEYEIYKDKYWQSFSRFMN; from the coding sequence ATGGGATTAATCAACAATATGTTCGGAAAAAAAGAGGAAGCTATAAAAACATACGCAGATTTTTGGAATTGGTTTAAAACAAACGAAAAGGATTTTTTTAATACGGTAAGTAAAGGAGACAATATTGAAAAAAATTTCTTTGATAAGTTATCTCCTAAATTGCAAGAGCTAAAAGAAGGTTATTTCTTTTTGGCAGGGATGGCTAATGAGGATACTGCCGAGTTAGTTCTTACAGCCGATGGTAATATTAAAAATATAGTTTTTATAGAAGATTTGGTAAATGCAGCCCCTCAGCTTCCTAATTGGAAATTTACTGCACTAAAACCTGCTATGAATATTGATAATTTGGGTATTAAAATGAATGGCTATGCTTTTGATAAAGAGAATCTATTCTTTTATTCAAATGAAGAAAATGAGTTTCCTGATAAAATAGACATTACAATTGTTCATTTAGATTGCACTGAAGAGAACAAACCTATTATAACAAATGGAACATTTATCTTTTTGGATAATTACCTTGGAGAACTTCATTTTACTGAAAACGTTGATATGATTAATGTCGTTGGTACAAATGAAGCAACTAAAGAGTTAGTGCCTATTGAAAAATTAAAAGATTTCTTGATTTGGCGACAAAAAGAGTTTGTTGAGAAATATGATGGAGTACGACATGATACCGAAAATGATGGTTATTCAAGTCTAGAAGCTACCCTTAGCAATGGTATGCCATTAATGGCTGTTATTAATTCGACATTGTTTGAATGGGATGCAAAGCCATCGCATCCTTGGATTGTAACTGTAAGAATTGGGTATAATGGAGCGGAGAATAATGGATTTCCTGATAGCGATATGTTTCATTTATTAGACGAAATTGAAGATGACTTTTTGATGGAAAAACTAAAAGATTCTGATGGATATTTAAATCTAGGACGTGAAACTGCTGATAGCTTAAGAGAGATTTATTTTGCTTGTAAAGATTTTAGAAAACCTTCAATAGTGCTTGAAGAAATTAAAGACAAATTTGCTTCTCAGGTGGAGATTGAATATGAAATTTATAAAGATAAATACTGGCAATCATTCAGTAGGTTTATGAATTAA
- a CDS encoding YchJ family protein, which produces MENSKCYCDTGLDFDNCCGLYLKNNQIAPTALALMRSRFSAYVIKDADYLLATTHSSERKYYSKEDILKWATTNEWQRLEIISFTETTVAFKAYFLDENKEPQTHYEFSTFKQENGAWYYVDGKFE; this is translated from the coding sequence ATGGAAAATTCCAAATGTTATTGTGATACAGGTTTAGATTTTGATAATTGTTGTGGTTTGTATCTCAAGAATAATCAAATAGCACCAACAGCTTTGGCTTTAATGCGTTCTCGATTTTCGGCTTACGTTATTAAAGACGCCGATTATTTATTGGCTACGACCCATTCATCAGAAAGGAAATATTATTCGAAAGAAGATATTTTAAAATGGGCTACTACCAATGAGTGGCAACGATTAGAAATTATCAGCTTTACAGAAACTACTGTTGCCTTTAAAGCTTATTTTTTAGACGAAAATAAAGAACCGCAAACGCATTACGAATTTTCTACTTTTAAACAAGAAAATGGTGCTTGGTACTATGTTGACGGAAAATTTGAATAA
- a CDS encoding Glu/Leu/Phe/Val family dehydrogenase, producing MSSQIAKQNPFQSMIDRFNIAADILKLDESVRQKLQRPEKQIVVNFSITLDNGKEQNFEGYRVIHNTALGPSKGGIRYDTAVNLDEVKALAAWMTWKSAVTGIPFGGAKGGIICDPRQHSKTELEKITREYTNALSDIFGPDKDVPAPDMGTGPDEMGWLMDEFSLIHGKTIHSVVTGKHLHSGGSLGRVEATGRGVSIISILALQKLKLRPARSTAAIQGFGNVGLYSALFLFEKGVKIVAVSDISEAFYNPQGLNIPELILYYNLNNKSVNGYPNAVAIKHEELLLLEVDVLIPAAKEDVITAVNAGSIRAKIIVEGANGPVSSDADKILHENNILVVPDILANAGGVTVSYFEWLQNCLLESWRINQINKRLEDILEKSFETVFATSVKYKVSPRIAAYIIALRKVAEVQEVKEIKLIEKKFKQN from the coding sequence ATGAGTTCACAAATTGCAAAACAGAACCCTTTTCAATCGATGATTGATCGTTTTAATATAGCTGCCGATATTCTTAAATTGGATGAATCGGTTAGGCAAAAACTACAAAGACCAGAGAAGCAAATCGTAGTTAATTTCTCTATTACACTTGATAATGGTAAAGAACAAAACTTTGAAGGATATCGTGTAATTCATAATACTGCATTGGGACCATCTAAAGGAGGTATTCGTTATGATACAGCCGTTAATCTCGATGAGGTAAAAGCCCTTGCTGCTTGGATGACTTGGAAATCGGCAGTAACAGGAATTCCTTTTGGAGGAGCCAAAGGAGGAATTATTTGCGATCCAAGGCAACATTCTAAAACTGAATTAGAAAAAATTACACGGGAATACACTAATGCTTTGTCGGATATTTTTGGGCCTGACAAAGATGTTCCTGCTCCAGATATGGGAACTGGTCCAGATGAAATGGGGTGGTTAATGGATGAGTTTTCTTTGATTCATGGAAAAACAATTCATTCTGTTGTGACTGGTAAACATTTGCATTCAGGAGGTTCATTGGGTCGGGTAGAAGCCACAGGGAGAGGAGTAAGCATTATTAGTATTCTGGCACTTCAAAAATTAAAACTTAGACCTGCAAGATCAACCGCAGCTATTCAAGGATTTGGCAATGTAGGACTTTATTCCGCTTTATTTTTATTTGAAAAAGGAGTTAAAATTGTTGCTGTAAGTGATATTTCTGAAGCATTTTATAATCCACAAGGATTAAATATTCCAGAGCTTATCTTGTATTATAATCTAAATAACAAAAGCGTGAACGGATACCCAAATGCTGTTGCTATAAAACATGAAGAGCTATTGTTACTTGAAGTAGATGTTCTCATTCCTGCAGCCAAGGAAGATGTGATTACTGCAGTAAATGCGGGATCTATCCGTGCCAAGATTATAGTTGAAGGGGCTAATGGACCTGTTTCTTCAGATGCTGATAAAATACTGCATGAGAACAATATTTTAGTAGTTCCAGATATTTTAGCAAATGCTGGAGGGGTTACGGTTTCTTATTTTGAATGGCTTCAGAATTGTCTTTTAGAGTCTTGGAGAATCAATCAGATTAATAAGCGTTTGGAAGATATATTAGAAAAAAGTTTTGAAACAGTTTTTGCTACCTCTGTAAAATATAAAGTATCACCGCGTATTGCTGCTTATATAATTGCTCTGCGTAAGGTTGCAGAAGTTCAGGAAGTAAAAGAAATTAAATTGATTGAAAAAAAATTCAAGCAAAATTAA
- a CDS encoding AAA family ATPase, translating into MKVENIKTLGELKKAGYESKSIKDELRNNLREKIKSGKPVFEGVHGFENTVIPELERAILSRHNINLLGLRGQAKTRLARKMVELLDEYIPFVAGSEINDDPLNPISRFAKDIIADKGDATPISWLHRSDRFFEKLATPDVTVADLIGDVDPIKAANLKLSYADDRVIHFGMIPRANRCIFVINELPDLQARIQVALFNILQEGDIQIRGFKLRMPLDMQFVFTANPEDYTNRGSIVTPLKDRIGSQILTHYPETVAIARTITEQEAKLDVEQEELVYIPSVAKDLLEQISFEARESEFVDNKSGVSARMSITAYENLLSTAERRALLAGVDKTTLRLSDFMGIIPAITGKVELVYEGEQEGAAIVAQHLIGDAIRTFFPTYFPKIEKLEKPNEKTPYTDTIEWFFTESGFELLDDCSDEEYKRILDGIPPLDILLKKYQPELPEEDRHFMKEFILWGLVEYKKLSKDRFSDGYEFKDMYGSYISKL; encoded by the coding sequence ATGAAAGTAGAAAATATAAAAACACTTGGTGAATTAAAAAAAGCAGGATACGAAAGTAAAAGTATCAAAGACGAATTGCGAAATAATCTTCGTGAGAAGATAAAATCAGGAAAGCCAGTTTTTGAAGGAGTTCATGGTTTTGAGAATACAGTTATTCCAGAATTAGAACGTGCTATTTTATCCCGTCATAATATTAATTTATTAGGACTTCGTGGGCAGGCTAAAACGAGATTGGCTCGAAAAATGGTTGAATTATTAGATGAATATATTCCATTTGTAGCTGGTTCTGAGATTAATGACGATCCGCTGAATCCCATATCGCGTTTTGCAAAAGATATTATTGCAGATAAAGGCGATGCAACTCCAATAAGTTGGCTTCACAGAAGTGATCGTTTTTTTGAAAAATTGGCTACACCAGATGTAACTGTTGCTGACTTAATTGGTGATGTTGATCCTATTAAAGCGGCGAATTTAAAGCTGTCTTATGCAGATGATCGTGTGATACATTTTGGAATGATTCCACGTGCCAATCGTTGTATTTTCGTAATTAATGAATTACCCGATTTGCAAGCAAGAATTCAAGTAGCATTGTTTAATATTCTACAAGAAGGAGATATTCAGATAAGAGGTTTTAAATTAAGAATGCCACTTGATATGCAGTTTGTATTTACTGCAAATCCTGAGGATTATACCAATAGAGGAAGTATTGTAACGCCTTTAAAGGATAGAATAGGATCACAAATTTTAACGCATTATCCAGAAACAGTAGCTATTGCAAGAACGATTACTGAGCAAGAGGCAAAGTTGGATGTAGAACAAGAAGAATTGGTTTATATCCCGAGTGTGGCTAAGGATTTATTAGAACAAATAAGTTTTGAAGCTCGTGAAAGTGAATTTGTTGACAACAAAAGTGGGGTAAGCGCAAGGATGAGTATTACTGCTTATGAAAACTTATTGAGTACTGCAGAACGCCGTGCTTTGCTTGCTGGTGTTGATAAAACTACGTTGCGTTTATCGGATTTTATGGGAATTATTCCAGCTATTACAGGAAAAGTTGAACTGGTTTATGAAGGAGAGCAGGAGGGAGCAGCTATTGTTGCGCAACACCTGATTGGAGATGCGATTCGAACATTTTTCCCAACCTATTTTCCGAAGATTGAAAAATTGGAAAAACCGAATGAAAAAACACCATATACAGATACAATCGAATGGTTCTTTACCGAAAGTGGTTTTGAGTTATTAGATGATTGCTCAGATGAGGAATACAAGAGAATTCTTGATGGAATTCCGCCGTTGGATATCTTACTTAAAAAATACCAACCTGAATTGCCAGAAGAAGACCGTCATTTTATGAAAGAGTTTATTCTATGGGGATTGGTTGAATATAAAAAACTAAGTAAAGACCGTTTTTCTGATGGATATGAGTTCAAGGATATGTACGGAAGTTATATCAGCAAGTTATAA
- a CDS encoding 2OG-Fe(II) oxygenase, producing the protein MENSFEALIATYIDSKVGICEHFLSTELANNLKQNLLDLNANSLLLDAGVGNLEKVTYDGAIRSDSIYWLDKKHNNAFENEFFVQIETFIAYLNSSCYAGITSYEFHYSLYEKGDFYLKHLDQFKNNPSRKYSMICYLNANWKESDGGELLIHQLDNNQKISPTQGKTVFFKSDELVHEVLITQNTRMSITGWLKSD; encoded by the coding sequence ATGGAAAATAGCTTTGAGGCTTTGATCGCTACCTATATAGATAGTAAAGTAGGTATATGCGAACATTTTTTAAGTACAGAATTGGCAAATAATTTAAAACAAAATCTTCTTGATTTAAATGCCAATAGTTTATTACTCGATGCAGGAGTAGGCAATCTGGAAAAAGTGACTTATGATGGGGCTATTCGTAGCGATTCAATTTATTGGCTTGACAAAAAGCATAATAATGCATTCGAAAATGAATTCTTTGTACAAATAGAAACTTTTATAGCTTACTTAAATAGTAGTTGTTATGCTGGAATAACAAGTTATGAGTTTCATTACTCTTTGTATGAAAAAGGAGATTTTTATCTAAAACATTTGGATCAGTTTAAGAATAACCCAAGTAGAAAATATTCTATGATATGTTATTTAAACGCCAACTGGAAAGAAAGTGATGGGGGAGAACTTCTTATTCATCAGTTAGATAACAATCAGAAAATTAGCCCTACCCAAGGAAAAACAGTTTTTTTTAAAAGTGATGAACTTGTACATGAAGTATTGATTACTCAAAATACTAGAATGAGTATTACAGGTTGGTTAAAGAGTGATTAA
- a CDS encoding sterol desaturase family protein → MEHINFLAFAMPAFFLFVYIEFRLAQRSNRPELFNYESSVSNISIGIAERLINLFIAASFYQLYYYIYNNYRIFDISSNFLVWIGLILATDFVWYWYHRLGHEVNFFWAAHIVHHHSSEFNFTAAARITTFQAIIRTGFWCILPFIGFHPKMVITMLIVHGAYSFFTHTQVIKRIKWLEYVFVTPSVHGIHHASDEKYLDKNYGDMFTFWDRIFGTFQEEEEKPKYGLTHPLKSYSFLWQHFHYYFEIYELWKRSKGFKACWNAIFGSPADMDQDIRPILEKRFLQDKDNPSHRLKFKNYLYLQLGASTFLLTIFTYYFDSLNVSDKLFVLSFIIITLINCGALLEQRKWIFYLEYFRIFICTTYFLYVVNEVEFFIVPVVIMFLAEQVFSLGEKYQNMVLELETSEG, encoded by the coding sequence ATGGAACACATTAATTTTTTGGCTTTTGCCATGCCTGCTTTTTTTCTTTTTGTATATATTGAGTTTCGATTGGCACAGCGAAGTAATCGACCAGAATTATTTAATTATGAAAGTTCTGTTTCTAACATAAGTATTGGTATTGCTGAACGATTGATTAATCTTTTTATCGCGGCCAGTTTTTACCAATTGTATTATTACATCTATAATAATTACAGGATTTTTGATATTTCAAGTAATTTTTTAGTTTGGATTGGATTGATTCTCGCAACAGATTTTGTTTGGTATTGGTATCACAGACTGGGGCATGAAGTAAATTTTTTCTGGGCTGCTCACATTGTGCATCATCATAGTAGTGAGTTTAATTTTACTGCAGCAGCAAGAATAACGACCTTTCAGGCTATTATTCGAACTGGATTTTGGTGTATACTACCTTTTATAGGTTTCCATCCTAAGATGGTTATTACGATGCTTATAGTGCATGGTGCTTATTCTTTTTTTACACATACACAGGTTATAAAGAGAATAAAATGGTTAGAATATGTTTTTGTAACACCATCGGTTCATGGGATTCATCATGCTTCGGATGAAAAATATTTGGATAAAAACTATGGAGATATGTTTACATTTTGGGATCGTATTTTTGGAACTTTCCAAGAAGAGGAAGAAAAACCAAAATATGGATTAACACATCCTTTAAAAAGTTACAGTTTTCTTTGGCAACATTTTCATTATTATTTTGAAATTTACGAATTATGGAAACGCTCCAAAGGTTTTAAAGCTTGCTGGAATGCTATATTTGGTAGCCCTGCCGACATGGATCAGGATATTCGCCCGATATTAGAGAAACGTTTTCTACAAGACAAAGACAATCCGAGCCACCGACTTAAATTTAAAAATTATCTCTATCTGCAACTTGGTGCAAGCACATTTTTGTTGACTATTTTTACTTATTATTTTGATTCTTTGAATGTGTCTGATAAATTATTTGTTTTGTCTTTTATCATCATTACGCTTATTAATTGTGGGGCTTTATTAGAGCAAAGAAAATGGATTTTTTATCTTGAATATTTCCGTATTTTCATTTGTACGACATATTTTTTATATGTTGTGAACGAGGTTGAATTCTTTATTGTTCCTGTTGTTATCATGTTTTTGGCTGAGCAAGTTTTCTCTCTGGGAGAAAAATATCAGAACATGGTGTTAGAGCTTGAAACGTCGGAGGGATAA
- a CDS encoding vWA domain-containing protein, with amino-acid sequence MKEEHKKGFYFKTYEAPNQSPFEKLFGIFKELITHTSGDFDEAIDWLRELDKEYKLTDENYTIDDFIEDLKKKGYIKDELKEDGSSGIGITPKTERAIRQQALDQIFGNLKRSGNGNHKTKYAGSGDEHTGEFREFHFGDGLERISLTESLRNAQINNGVDGFMLTENDLVVEETQYKSQMSTVLMIDISHSMILYGEDRITPAKKVAMALAELITTRYPKDTLDILVFGNDAWTIAIKDLPYLKVGPYHTNTVAGLQLAMDLLRRKRNTNKQIFMITDGKPSCVRERDGSYYMNSNGLDEYIVDKCYNQAQQARKLHIPITTFMIANDPYLQRFVNHFTEANQGKAFYTGLKGLGEMIFEDYEANRKKRIK; translated from the coding sequence ATGAAAGAGGAACATAAAAAAGGGTTTTATTTTAAAACATACGAAGCACCAAATCAGTCTCCGTTTGAAAAACTTTTTGGTATTTTCAAAGAGTTAATCACTCATACTTCGGGTGATTTTGATGAAGCAATAGATTGGCTTCGAGAATTGGATAAAGAATACAAGCTTACTGATGAGAATTATACCATCGATGATTTTATAGAAGATCTAAAAAAGAAAGGCTATATAAAAGATGAACTGAAAGAAGATGGTTCATCGGGAATTGGGATTACTCCCAAAACCGAACGAGCTATAAGGCAACAGGCTTTAGATCAGATATTCGGAAATTTAAAGCGCTCTGGAAACGGAAATCACAAAACTAAATATGCTGGAAGCGGGGATGAACATACGGGAGAATTCCGTGAATTTCATTTTGGTGATGGATTAGAACGGATTTCGCTTACAGAAAGTTTGCGCAATGCTCAAATTAATAATGGAGTAGATGGTTTTATGCTCACCGAAAATGATTTGGTTGTTGAAGAAACACAATACAAATCACAGATGAGTACTGTCTTAATGATTGATATTAGCCATAGTATGATTTTGTATGGTGAAGATCGTATTACTCCTGCCAAAAAAGTCGCCATGGCTTTGGCGGAATTAATTACTACACGTTATCCTAAAGATACACTTGATATATTGGTTTTTGGAAATGATGCTTGGACAATTGCCATCAAGGATTTACCTTATTTAAAAGTTGGGCCCTATCACACCAATACGGTAGCAGGCTTGCAACTGGCAATGGATTTATTACGCCGAAAACGAAATACCAATAAGCAAATATTTATGATTACTGATGGTAAACCAAGTTGCGTTCGCGAACGTGATGGATCTTACTATATGAATAGTAATGGCTTAGATGAGTATATTGTAGATAAATGTTACAATCAGGCGCAACAAGCTAGGAAACTGCATATTCCAATTACAACATTTATGATTGCAAATGATCCGTATTTGCAACGCTTTGTGAATCATTTTACCGAAGCAAATCAAGGAAAAGCATTTTATACAGGATTGAAAGGTCTCGGAGAAATGATTTTTGAAGATTATGAAGCGAATAGAAAGAAAAGGATTAAATAG
- a CDS encoding winged helix-turn-helix transcriptional regulator, giving the protein MRKENSTNSINEKILNETCGIAYTLSLIGGRWKINILSYLINEHKLRYSELRSRLTGISERMLISKLKELESDGLVNRIVHAQVPPKVEYELTSLGKSFEGILNSMADWGEKNYRNNDSVTL; this is encoded by the coding sequence ATGAGAAAAGAAAATTCTACCAATAGTATTAATGAAAAAATACTAAACGAGACTTGTGGTATTGCCTACACACTCTCTTTAATAGGAGGAAGATGGAAAATAAATATTTTAAGTTATCTAATTAACGAACACAAGCTTCGATACAGTGAATTAAGATCCAGACTTACTGGAATTTCTGAACGCATGCTCATTTCTAAACTTAAAGAGCTAGAAAGTGACGGACTAGTAAATCGAATCGTTCACGCGCAAGTTCCTCCTAAAGTAGAATATGAGTTGACCTCTCTTGGTAAATCTTTTGAAGGGATTTTAAATTCAATGGCAGACTGGGGAGAAAAAAACTACCGAAACAACGACTCTGTAACCTTATAA